ACCAGCATCCGAGCCTGGAGCAGCCTCTCGAGCTAGAAAAGCGCTGCAGTATTGTTCCAGATAGTCAACCCGAGATGCCTCCACCTCCAAACAGGCGGAACTGTTGTGCGAGGTATAGGGAACGCGAGGGTCGAAAAAGAGCTGATGACGAGAAATCCCATGCACTTTGGCAAATCCTGTTTGCATAAGTTCATATCCCAACTGCCGAGCCCTAAAACCTGTGCCTCTGGTTTCCAGATTGTCGGTATCGTCAATTCCAATTAAGTAGCGCATTCTAATCTCCAAATCTGTAATTATTAATTCTTTCACCTACTCATTTAGTCGATGAAAGAACTTCTTCGTAATTTTGTAAATGGCGCTATCGAACTCACCGCGCAACTCAAGGTAGGCCTCAATCAACTTCTTTCCCTCTTCCGTGAGATCCGACCTACCACCCTCCTTGCCGCCTCGTTGCTTCTCTACAAGGGAAAAGCCAATAGCCTCCTCTGCATCATGCAGCAATCCCCATGCCTTACGATAGCTTATGTGCATTGCATCCGCCGCAGCGGCCAGTGAACCTTGCTTTTGTATCTCCAGAAGCAACGTAAACCTCTCCTCGTCGAATATTTCCACGTTCGCCTTGCCCACCAAGCCAATTTGGTAGTCTAGAAAAATGTCGAAATACTTAGAACCGGGAGCGCCTGCCATGCATCAATCGTTAAGCAATATATTTCATATCCAACTACATACAAAAAGCAAGAAGCTATAAGCCGCCTGCTTTATTTATATAGGCAACGGTAAGAGGTGTCGCCCTCCACCTTAACTTTAAACTTTACATCCTTAGGGACGATAAAGGTCTCAAATGCTTTATAAGTTTTCCATTTTGTCTCACCCGGCAGCATTGCATGCATACTTCCTGAAGTAACAGTCATGTGCTCAACAGTGGATGTACCAAACTCATACTCACCGGTGGCCATTACACCAATGGTGGCTTTTCCTTCTGTGGATTCAAACCCCAAAGACTTCACTTTGCCACCGAAGTAATCATTGACACTAAACATATCGCTAGCTTATTGGTTAAT
The DNA window shown above is from Williamwhitmania sp. and carries:
- a CDS encoding LysR family transcriptional regulator; translation: MAGAPGSKYFDIFLDYQIGLVGKANVEIFDEERFTLLLEIQKQGSLAAAADAMHISYRKAWGLLHDAEEAIGFSLVEKQRGGKEGGRSDLTEEGKKLIEAYLELRGEFDSAIYKITKKFFHRLNE
- a CDS encoding pyrimidine/purine nucleoside phosphorylase, producing MFSVNDYFGGKVKSLGFESTEGKATIGVMATGEYEFGTSTVEHMTVTSGSMHAMLPGETKWKTYKAFETFIVPKDVKFKVKVEGDTSYRCLYK